TTGTTGGTATAAGCAGGGACGTCCCTGAAAAAGGCGTCGCCTGGAtagcagcatatgttgctccaaaacctgctTGCAGTTTTCTGCATTAATGATGCCTTCACAGGTGCACATGTTACCCCTGCATGAGCACTAACAcacccccataccatcacagatgctggcttttaAACTTTGCGCTGGTAACAGTCTGGATGGTCCATTTCCTCTTTAGCCCAGAGGACATGAcatccatgatttccaaaaagaacTTGAAATGTGCTCCTGAGCTCTTCCCTACTATCTGCACAGACAGTTTTTcaacctctctccatccttgcttgtgagcgactgagcaTTTCGAGGATGCCGCCTTCACACCCAAtgatgatactatcacctgttaccaatgaacgtgtttacctgtggaatgccCCAtgcccaacttgtttgaaacacgttcctggcatcaaattcagggtgagtgtatatttacaaaaaacaaactttatcaGTTGAACATTTACcatcttgtctttgtactgtatcaAACTGAATATAGGTTGAAAAGGATAAAcaacacattctgtttttatttatattttacacagcgtcctaacgtttttggaatcaggactGTAATAAAGTTGCCAGTGAGAGTTTGCCTCTGCTATTTCACAGTAAGGCAGAATGGGTCCATTAGTCTGAAAGCATAGATCCGTTTCACAGTCAATGAACTACACTCTCGTGCCTTATGTCATAGCTTTAGTCtgagtacagtgtgtgtgtgtgtatgctgacCGTCGCAACATTGCGGAGGAACGCCCTGACGCTGTCTGTCATCTCCGGACCAGCTGCAGATCCATCAACTGcagaaggaggggggggtggtGACCTGGTGGTCAGCTCTCATGGCAGGGAGGGGCTCACCCAGTAACCTGCCACAGTCCAAAACCAAGGAAACAAAGTGAGGACAAGAGCAAGTGGGTGGAAGTCTTTCTAGAAATGTACAAtaatctttaaaatgtaaatgagctATTCAGCAATGTTAGTAAAATTGAGCATATtcatataaaataatcatcattagTGGTTTAAATCTTGGCATTTAAAAATTTGGCAGTTTTTCATCTGCATATATCAAGACATTAAACTTTCCTGCATTACACTATtgttacttttaaaaaaaagtcaacacaaGCATGACAAAAACACTTCTGGCCTTAAGGCAGTTCAATAATAACCAGCTGTTTAGCACTTTCTCCTTACTGGGGATATTTGGTAGCCATTTTGTGTTGATTCACATCTGatctaattttgtttttgttttctttaaaacatcTCGTTCACCCACCTCACCGACCACATTTAATGAAAAGGACGTGCTAATTGTGtgatttctctctgaaatgtttgttttaatgagaGGTCTTTCCTTTGTCTACTGTAGAGCACacgaagaagaaaacaggacaCAAACTAGCAACCAACTTCATGAATAGTGTAAAACTGGGGGGGTTACCAGGATCTGATGTCGCTAACTTAGCCTACAAACCTAACTGAAACAGAAATTAGAAAAACAACCAACGCTAATGCTGAAcaaatgctgttgttgttgtttaaacaaACCCATTTACGTGTATGGAAACGTTAACTCCACACCTCACATCTGTTATTCTCAAACGAGTCTCTATTCATTATATAACTTTTGTCACAAGGTGACAGTGAAACGTTAATTCGGGCAGTGTCTTTTTGTGATACTGTTTGTGTAAGTTAACGTTAGCAAGCTGACTCAGTGGGTTAGCTCAAATGGGTGTTAGCTTAACGTTGCAGTCAGTGTAAACTGGCTCTCTCTGGCCTGCCACAAAGTCTTTACAGTTTCATATGTGAAGAACCTCACTGTGTAGCTAGTCTGGTCAGCATGATGCCTCTGGTCTCACAATCTTTGACTTTCGTTGGTTTGTTTAGTGCTCTGTtagcttgtctgtctgtgtagctagctagctacaacTATTAACGCTCTACAACTAAtttaactgttgtgtttttcgtCAAGACAACATCTCAACAAGCGTGTAAAGTCAGAGACAGAGCTCGCAGTTAACCGCCGTATCTTCCTTACCTCATGCGACAGGCTCAGGGTTATTTTAACTTCGTTAATTCTTTATTTTGCCCCTTTAATGTGACAACAACACTCAACAGACACCACCAAAACCCTGGGCCGTGGAAAACATATTGCGCAAGCTCCGACTTCTAGGGATCATGGGAAGTGTAGTTCTCTTTATTGGAGACCGACGGGAGAGGAACATTCCTTTTATTCATGACAAAGGGAAATAGCACATGAAACACGCATTGAACATGTTTGTATTATATTAATAAGTATGTAATTCAGTAGAGAATTCATTAAAACTTAATTGTTTCCCATGCATCACCATAAATCTTGTCATTTCTGATCATTTGTTTATGTTGGGTAATTGAAGTTTATCTTGATGGCCTCATATTATTAGTAATACAAACTATTTTTGAAGATAAGGCAAAAAGTTTAAGTTGAAAATGTTCAagtttgttttaataaatgaatattaGTATTGGATGAAGTCATTTCGTCATCCTCACTTCGCCTGAACAAGAGTGACACAGACACATCGGCACACCCTGAGGCGTGATAGATTTCCATGGCTCTGCGGAGGGACACTCCCACGTGGCGCCGCGTTATTCACGGCAGCGTCATGCGCTCATCGGTGCTCAGATGTTGTACACTGAACTGGACTGCTGCCTAGGTCGTCTGGAAGGCATCTCACATCCTATCGATGGTTGTCTGGAGGATAAGAAATGCGCACAAAAAGAAGTATGCACTTATATGCCTGTGCATTGTTGGCTTCATCATGTACAGATATCTCGGGTAAGATAATTTCTCACTATTATTGTTCAGTATATTTCCGTTAGAGCTACTTTGAGGCTATCTGTAACTAATTCAGTACTTTATTACTTAATTATTATAAATTGAATATCAAAGACACACTACAGTATGAAGTCAATTTCTATAGACTTATTATATTGATACCATGATTTAAGGTGCAGCTACTAAGTGAAGCAATTATCAAAGTATCACTATAGTTCATAGAATGAATTTATTTGCTGAAAAGAATGAAGAATGACCCCAACCATACACTTAAGAATGCTATGGAAAACTATACAGTGAAACAAAgttttaataacattttaaaaggttAATATGAAGCGCTAATCTCATCTGCTGAAGTCTCGTCTCTGAATTAAAACATCTTCCTTCTTcgtcgtgtttgtgtttgccaaCACACGACATCTGCAAATTCCTATCAAGCATGTCATGCGGTCTATTCAAGCACAATCGTCTATGTGCTGTATTATGTGAGTGTGACACAAAtaagctgcagctcctcttccagCGTGCCAGCAGGCGGACGGAGAATAAGCAGGAAGGTGGGCCTGAGTGCCAACTCGTCTCAGTTCACCCTGGAGGGACAGCCCTTCCACATCCTCGGGGGATCCATCCACTACTTCCGTGTGCCCAGGGCCTACTGGAGGGACCGCCTGATGAAAATGAAGGCCTGTGGCATCAACACCCTCACTACGTAGGAAACCAATGACAATGGTTCTATTTTGTTTCTCTAGACTGGCCACTGGTTGAATGTTAACAGAGAGCATTTTGGATCCTTGCAGGTACGTGCCATGGAGTCTGCACCAGCCAGAGAGAAGGGGTTTCAACTTCCACTCACAGCTGGATTTAGAGTAAGGAGTGGTGTCACTCTTCCTTGacctgaacaaaaaaacacacttatgTTTATCTACCATGCAGTTTGTTGCTTATGGGAAGTGCAGCCCATGCTCTAATCAAACCAAACATGCAacctaaaaataaatcaataaaataatgaaaacaccTATTGAGTTGTTCCAACACTGTTACCTGCTCTAAGGCGTGTTAAGAATACACAACTTTTCTCCTCATCGTCTAAGTCCCAGTGTTAGAGGCTGAGAGGTCCCAcctgacaacagcagcatctccaTAACAACAGCAGCTTAGCGAGCAATTAACAACACAGCAGTGATAAGTGACAAGAAATGTGACGCCTTagcctgttgttgttgctgccaaGCTCGTTTCATACTCCTCAAACAACGAGGTATGGGGTTTGGTGGGGGGGCTAAACTTGGTGTCTGGGATAGTAAATGCTTATATGCTTATTGATTGTCTTCTCTTTTTGGGTTTCAGAGCCTATATCAACCTTGCTGCTGAACTGGGGTTGTGGGTAATTTTACGTCCAGGGCCCTACATTTCCTCTGAGCTGGACCTAGGAGGACTGCCAAGGTAGTGATAGTATTCTTTGCATATTactatttaagaaaaaaatgtttgcattacTGCAAatagaaatctttttttttgtatgtataaAAGTACGATGAATTATACCCAAAGAATTTATACCCAAAGCCTGTCTGACGCTTTATTCAACAAGCTCTGTCTAGTTTATACCcctgaataaatgaattgaGTGCAGTCCGGGTGAAAAAGTCTTGCTGTAAGAGAAGACTTGCCCATTGTGTAAAGTTTTGTCTACTAGGCCTATCTTAAGCTTACTGTGCCTCCATTGTTCTTGCAGCTCTGTGGCTTTTAGTCATAACTAAGcatcttgttttctgtctctttgcagCTGGCTCCTCAGCGATGGCAACATGAGACTGAGGACGACATACCCAGGCTTTACTCAGGCTGTCAATACTTTTTTTGACAAACTTATACCAAAAGTGGTTCCACTGCaggttgttttttgttactAAAGCTGCCAACAAGTTTGTCGTAGCTCCAGTTCATTTAACTTGTCTATCtatctttaaaatgaaatgtttgtgttttttagttcAAGAAAGGGGGTCCCATTATTGCAGTGCAGGTCGAAAACGAGTATGGATCCTTTGCAAAGGATGAAAGTTACATGCTTTTTATTAAAGAGGTGAtgtgatttaattaaaatgtcacCTTTGCCCTACATTAAACACACGTGTACAAATAGAGACTGATATTGATAGAATGGATCAATCTGATGATGTTCATATCTTCTGTTgtgacattctgttttattttgaaaggcttTACAGTCCAGAGGAATAAGTGAGCTCTTGCTCACATCAGACAGCCACAACACATTAAAGTCGGGGGGTGTAGATGGAGGTGCAGTATattattaatacacacacatatgcatatgcacacacacacacacacacacacacactagctgaCCTTGTGATCTCATATCTTGTAGCAATCAGATCAGTGAAGCTGCAGAAGCTAAATCAGAGAAACATCCAGGATCTGAATGCTATCCAGGTGTGTATCTTACCTTTCCACATCATTTCGATTTCTGTTACTGCGGATACATGCGATcgtgtgggtttttttctgtgttgtttgtcagcCCAACAGCCCCACCATGGTGATGGACTACTGGACTGGCTGGTATGATGTATGGGGCGACGTCCACCATGTGCTTCCCCCAGAGGGTAAGGATGGTTCTCCTTGTTCATGGTGGCTTTATAGATGAAAAAGACACATGTCTATCGGTGCTAATCTCTCATTCTTAATTAGTCTGGGCCATCCCAGGTCTGAGTGTAGGCTTATATTGTGCAATTGAGCCCAAGATAGACATAAATCTTGGATTAAACAGCTTTTTTGACattgttttaagacattttttaacCAAACAATCTGTAGTTTGCTTAAGAAATACTGGTTTCAGCCATGATAAATACATAGTGGTAAAGCCAAGGCGCGATGTTAAATCTCAAGTCACTCTTATGCTATAAACaaatgctttctctctctctacatgTTGTGTTGTACAGTCATTTTCCTaccgttttgtttttttacataaGGATCATCAGCTAGATGCAAACAAAGTAAATGctaatgtgaatgtgaaggTCAGGGCCAGACTGCTTTTTGAAGGAGACAGAGTGGTGAGCAGAGGGTCAGAGAGGTTTCTGTGACTTGACTTAAAAACTCTATTATGGTTTCCTTGCTGAAGGGACTTTCATGATTTGAAGTCCATTTGTTTACAGTGAACATGTTGCACTTCTTGTTAGATATGGTGTCCACCGTGAGAGAAATTCTGAGGCGAGGCATGTCTGTCAACCTCTACATGTTCCACGGAGGCTCCACTTTTGGCTTTGCAAGCGGCGCACTCGCTGATCCTTCCTACAAAGCGTTGGTCCCCAGCTATGGTTGGTTCCTCTGTGTCATGTGCTCTATCACAAACAAACTAGCAGTGTCACAGATGCAAATTTACAAAGATTTTTTCCAATGACGAGGCACTGCAGTGTCAGAGCTGGAGAATATGTTCCTTGTTGTTAACAGAACAGCACTGACCTTAACAACCAGCAGGCGGCAGCACATGACAGTTAATCCTTGTTACATTGCCATGTTTGACAGATTATGATGCTCCCTTGTCTGAAGTTGGGGAGTACACTCCAAAGTACCATCTCCTTCGGGATTTACTCTCTCGCTACAGCAGTAAGTTCAACACATGAGAATGAAGTCAGCGAATGCTTGACCGACCTCTTCGCCTCATCTTGTCTTTGACCTGTCTGTACAGGAGGAGACAGTTTGCCTGACATGCCAGCCCTGCATTACAGGGAGGCTTACGAAGCAGCTATCATGTACCAACACTTGTCCTTATGGGATGCTTTGAGCTTCACTGAGGGAGTATGTTTTATGTAAGATTATTTGTTGCTGATATGTGTAATGAAAATATTCTTTACTTTTTAGAAAAGGAGgtcagtaaattaaaaaaaaaactttctacAGCCATTTACATCACCAAAGCCAGTAAACATGGAGAATCTACCTGCGAACAACAGGAACGGCCAGTCTTATGGATACACACTGTATGAGACTACCATCACCAGCGGAGGATTATTGAAGTCTGCAGACAACGTCCGAGACCGTGCCCGAGTGAGTCCTCATTATATATGATGGCACATCACTCACTACGACCTTATGCAGCATGAATGTGGTTTCCTTTTATTAACCAATTCCAGACATTATGTTCCTTGATATGTGTGTTGCCACTGAAGCTAATCATCAGGGAAAACATTTGACCcacatgacatttttaaaaatatacttTCCTGCTGTGAGTTGATCGAAAACAAGAACATCAGTACAACTGTGCACAAAATGCATAGCTGGCTTGGCTCTGTCGAAAGGTAGTAAATGTTCCCACCAGCACCTCGTTGGCTCACGAATTATGTTAtctcttatttgtttaatctgcacaaaaaaaggaaaacaaaaaaacggaTGCCTGACAATTTCTTGATTTAATGCAGACTACTTGTCAGTGCAAGATACCAGATATAAAACTGACAAATATGAGATCTTGTCTTCTAATTTTCAGCAAGACAGCAAATGCCCCAttatgttgaactgttcctgcTATCAGTGGTCACTCCATGTTGTTGATATTCCCAAAGTACAGCACATGAAAGTGGTGTAGAGAGGATGACTGTGGTGATAGTTGGCAAAGTTGATGTGTGATGTGCTATCATTAATTTGACAGTGATATTTTTCTTCCTAGGTGTTTGTAGACAGAAGCTACATTGGCCTTTTCAAACGCCAAAACCTGGAGCTAGCAGTTCCTGATGGTAAGGTATGGCATCAAGTTGAACAGTGAAGACAATAAGAGATGAGATGTCCAATAAACTTCATTCATAGTTATTAGATGTGATAGAAGCTGTTTGGCAGTCAAAACTTGCAAAAGACATAAAAGCGATGAATCTCTACAGGGACGGCGTACCTTAAGTTTACTGGTGGAAAACTGTGGACGAGTTCATCAGGGAAGGGACCTTGACAAACAACATAAAGGTGATCGGCAGACAATATGCACTTCATTGCTGTGCCTGCTATTTAATCATTCAAGCACTCAGTGGGTAACGTACAAGCCAATTTTGATTTGTATTCTTACAGGCCTTGTGGgagacattttattaaacaataTTCCCTTGCGGGATTTTACAATATACAGCCTGGATATGAAACCCAGCTTTATTGATAGGTTTGTACCTTTATTGAATCTAAAGCATTGCATATCACTTTCATTTTGCTGTAGTAGTGTGTTTGAAGTGGATGTCTTATTTCAGTCTTTATCAGGCACCTTGGAAAACTCTCCCTGAAACTCCCAGCTTCCCTGGATTCTTCATGGGGAGGCTGTTTGTATACGGATATCCGAGCGACACATTTGTGAAGCTTCCAGTAAGTGAAATTAAACATACAGTTAATATGCCATGTAcgtatttgtgcatgtgttcattTGAGAAATAATTCATGCATGCATTATGAAGCCGTTAAATTATCTCTGGGTCCACAGGGCTGGGAGAAAGGTGTTGTGTTTATCAATGGGCTGAATTTGGGCCGTTACTGGTCAATTGGCCCCCAGCAGACCCTCTACCTCCCTGGACCCTTTCTCAACAGTGGAATCAACCAGGTACACCGGTGCACAAAAAATTTCTAAATATTGTatgattatttgctttcttgctgacaTTTGCATTAGAAGATCATATCTGTacactcagctgctgtcagtttaGCATGCAGCCTGGAAATAGGGAAACAGCTAATGTTTGCACTGACACACCTTTAACCAACCAACTAACATGTTATATATCGTTTGTTTCATCCTCAGTGACTGCGTCCAGCCAAGATATAGTTTGGCACATAACATTCCCTTCTTTAAAACTGCAGCGTGTTGTTTCTGCAACTTTGGTTTCTGTACGGATcgaacaaacaagatataacatgttaattatttACCATTGGCCAGACTAGCTGTTCTCCCCTATTCCCAGTCTTGATGCTGAACTAAGCCATCTGGCTGCTGGCTTCATTTTtaatgtacagacatgagagtgttACCAATCCTCTCAACTCACTTTCGATAAGAAAAGAAATAAGCACATTCCCCAAtactattcctttaaatgctTTTTCCTTGCATTATAATGGACTTAAAAGATTGAGTTTTCACTGCAAGTCGTAGTCTCAATGCACTAACtctctcttctttgtctctcacttTTTTCTCTTGAAATGAATAAGGTCATTGTGTTTGAGGAGCAGGAGGGTGACTACAAGGTCCACTTTGAGGACACGCCTGATCTTGGCTTGGCAGCAGACATCCAGTGActgcctgtttttttgtgtaaaaattCATCTTTTTTACAAAGAGTAACAAAGTGCTTATTACACCACTTCAAACCTTGAAATGTAGGGATATCAATGTTAATATCATGGTCATTGTCTCATATAATACCTTAAAATCTACATACGCACAGACCAGTATCAAGAACAGAGAGGCATGTTTGCGTGGGAGCAGTTTATAGCTATCTACATACAGTACCTTTAGTTACAGTTACTCTTTACACTTAGAGTAGAATTACCAAGTATATCCTCTTACCCATGGATTTCCAGTTAAAGAGTAATCATTTCTGTATAGGGATGGCAGTTATATTTGATATTGTTGTTAGATTTGTATTGCTTGTGTGAATATTCTGCAGAATGCAGTTGTTGAAATAGACACATCTTtgcctgtaaaacaaaaaaacaggtcTATGGGGCAGTCTgagcagaggcaggagggaTTCAAATGAAACATAAGCAGCATTGTCGCAAATTCAGACCCTTATATTAAAGGTTTCAGATGCCTGTCACATTGATAAG
Above is a genomic segment from Chelmon rostratus isolate fCheRos1 chromosome 14, fCheRos1.pri, whole genome shotgun sequence containing:
- the LOC121617444 gene encoding beta-galactosidase-1-like protein 2, with product MVVWRIRNAHKKKYALICLCIVGFIMYRYLGVPAGGRRISRKVGLSANSSQFTLEGQPFHILGGSIHYFRVPRAYWRDRLMKMKACGINTLTTYVPWSLHQPERRGFNFHSQLDLEAYINLAAELGLWVILRPGPYISSELDLGGLPSWLLSDGNMRLRTTYPGFTQAVNTFFDKLIPKVVPLQFKKGGPIIAVQVENEYGSFAKDESYMLFIKEALQSRGISELLLTSDSHNTLKSGGVDGAIRSVKLQKLNQRNIQDLNAIQPNSPTMVMDYWTGWYDVWGDVHHVLPPEDMVSTVREILRRGMSVNLYMFHGGSTFGFASGALADPSYKALVPSYDYDAPLSEVGEYTPKYHLLRDLLSRYSRGDSLPDMPALHYREAYEAAIMYQHLSLWDALSFTEGPFTSPKPVNMENLPANNRNGQSYGYTLYETTITSGGLLKSADNVRDRARVFVDRSYIGLFKRQNLELAVPDGKGRRTLSLLVENCGRVHQGRDLDKQHKGLVGDILLNNIPLRDFTIYSLDMKPSFIDSLYQAPWKTLPETPSFPGFFMGRLFVYGYPSDTFVKLPGWEKGVVFINGLNLGRYWSIGPQQTLYLPGPFLNSGINQVIVFEEQEGDYKVHFEDTPDLGLAADIQ